The following proteins are co-located in the Myxocyprinus asiaticus isolate MX2 ecotype Aquarium Trade chromosome 44, UBuf_Myxa_2, whole genome shotgun sequence genome:
- the LOC127434326 gene encoding peptidase inhibitor 15-A-like has product MSIMNENRLAIDILLCIFCGASALAAFNPTLSSSLPSTNLTDIGSAPPKYFTEAANLPKTRRKRYISQNDMIAILDYHNKVRGKVSPPASNMEYMVWDDTLAKTAEQWASTCIWEHGPRSLLRFLGQNLSVRTGRYRSILQLMKPWYDEVKDYSFPYPRDCNPRCPLKCYGPMCTHYTQMVWATSNKVGCAINTCHNMNVWGSVWKRATYLVCNYSPKGNWIGEAPYKVGVPCSMCPPSYGGSCSNNMCFPAVNSNYLHWF; this is encoded by the exons ATGTCAATCATGAATGAAAACCGCTTGGCTATCGACATTCTCTTGTGTATATTCTGTGGAGCAAGTGCACTGGCAGCCTTCAATCCAACTCTGTCTTCATCCCTGCCATCGACCAATTTAACTGATATTGGCTCCGCGCCTCCTAAATACTTCACCGAGGCTGCAAACCTTCCCAAAACCAGACGGAAGCGTTATATTTCCCAGAATGACATGATTGCCATTCTTGATTATCATAATAAAGTCAGAGGAAAGGTTTCCCCCCCAGCATCAAATATGGAGTATATG GTGTGGGATGACACTCTTGCAAAGACAGCTGAGCAATGGGCATCCACATGTATTTGGGAGCACGGTCCTCGCAGTCTTCTCAGATTTCTAGGCCAGAACCTTTCAGTCCGAACAGGAAG GTATAGGTCCATTTTGCAGCTGATGAAGCCCTGGTATGATGAAGTGAAGGATTACTCTTTTCCCTACCCTCGAGACTGCAATCCCAGATGTCCCCTTAAGTGCTATGGGCCTATGTGCACTCATTATACACAA ATGGTGTGGGCAACCTCAAATAAAGTAGGATGTGCCATCAACACTTGCCATAATATGAATGTCTGGGGCTCAGTATGGAAGAGAGCAACATACTTGGTGTGCAACTATTCTCCAAA GGGGAACTGGATTGGAGAGGCTCCATATAAAGTAGGTGTTCCTTGCTCCATGTGCCCTCCAAGCTATGGAGGATCATGCAGTAACAACATGTGCTTTCCTGCTGTAAACTCAAATTACCTGCACTGGTTCtaa